A genome region from Setaria italica strain Yugu1 chromosome III, Setaria_italica_v2.0, whole genome shotgun sequence includes the following:
- the LOC101769974 gene encoding protein ASPARTIC PROTEASE IN GUARD CELL 2, with the protein MHATATKLPLAFVSALMLIISHASSLRFHYINSHNFTTKTSASSSSPSSSSSVARRSRNPSLAMVHRDAISGATYPSRRHAVLDRVARDNARAEYLARRLSPTYLPTTDLGSEVVSGLDEGSGEYFVRVGVGSPPTEQYLVVDSGSDVIWVQCKPCSQCYAQADPLFDPASSTTFSAVSCGSAICRMLSSSGCGDSDRCQYEVSYGDGSYTNGVLALETLTVGGTAVEGVAIGCGHRNHGLFVGAAGLLGLGWGPMSLVGQLGGAAGGAFSYCLASRGPGSNADAGSLVLGRSEAVPEGAVWVPLVRNPQAPSFYYVGLSGIGVGDERLPLQAGLFQLTDDGAGGVVMDTGTAVTRLPAEAYAALRDAFAAAVGALPRAPGVSLLDTCYDLSGYTSVRVPTVSFYFDEGATLTLPARNLLVEVDGGIYCLAFAPSPSGMSILGNIQQEGIQITVDSANGFIGFGPGTC; encoded by the coding sequence ATGCACGCCACAGCCACCAAGCTTCCCCTCGCCTTCGTCTCCGCGTTGATGCTGATCATCTCCCACGCATCATCCCTACGCTTCCACTACATCAATTCCCACAACTTCACCACGAAGACGAGCGCCTCCTCGTCgtctccgtcgtcgtcgtcctccgttGCTCGCCGCAGCCGCAACCCTTCGCTCGCCATGGTTCACCGCGACGCGATCTCCGGCGCGACGTACCCCTCGCGCCGACACGCGGTGCTCGACCGCGTCGCCCGCGACAATGCGCGCGCCGAGTACCTGGCGAGGCGCCTGTCCCCGACGTACCTGCCGACGACGGACCTGGGCTCCGAGGTGGTGTCCGGCCTCGACGAGGGAAGCGGCGAGTATTTCGTCCGCGTTGGCGTCGGCTCGCCGCCCACGGAGCAGTACCTCGTGGTGGACTCCGGCAGTGACGTCATCTGGGTGCAGTGCAAGCCGTGCTCGCAGTGCTACGCGCAGGCCGACCCTCTCTTCGACCCCGCCTCCTCCACGACCTTCTCCGCCGTGTCGTGCGGCTCGGCCATCTGCCGGATGCTCTCCAGCTCCGGGTGCGGCGACTCCGACCGGTGTCAGTACGAGGTGTCGTACGGGGACGGGTCGTACACCAACGGCGTGCTCGCGCTCGAGACGCTCACGGTCGGGGGCACGGCGGTCGAGGGCGTCGCCATCGGCTGCGGCCACCGCAACCACGGCCTCTTCGTCGGAGCGGCAGGGCTCTTGGGCCTCGGCTGGGGGCCCATGTCGCTCGTCGGGCagctcggcggcgcggccggcggcgcgttcAGCTACTGCCTCGCTAGCCGCGGCCCGGGGTCCAACGCCGACGCCGGGTCGCTGGTCCTCGGGCGGAGCGAGGCGGTGCCGGAGGGCGCCGTGTGGGTGCCGCTGGTGCGGAACCCGCAGGCTCCGAGCTTCTACTACGTCGGGCTGTCGGGgatcggcgtcggcgacgagaGGCTGCCGCTGCAGGCGGGGCTGTTCCAGCtgaccgacgacggcgccggcggcgtggtgaTGGACACGGGCACGGCGGTGACGCGGCTGCCGGCGGAGGCGTACGCGGCGCTGCGGGACGCGTTCGCGGCCGCGGTGGGCGCGCTCCCGCGCGCCCCCGGGGTGTCGCTGCTGGACACGTGCTACGACCTGAGCGGGTACACGAGCGTGCGCGTGCCCACCGTGTCCTTCTACTTCGACGAGGGCGCGACGCTGACGCTGCCGGCGAGGAACCTGCTGGTGGAGGTGGACGGCGGGATATACTGCCTGGCGttcgcgccgtcgccgtcgggcaTGTCCATCCTCGGGAACATACAGCAGGAAGGGATCCAGATCACCGTCGACTCGGCCAACGGGTTCATTGGCTTTGGGCCCGGCACGTGCTAG